In Fusarium oxysporum Fo47 chromosome XI, complete sequence, the following are encoded in one genomic region:
- a CDS encoding general substrate transporter, translated as MIAPKTYQFLVGVFASLGSFNYGGAVVSLFTGGGFFGAFAAGPMGDWLGRRLAIMIGAIIFCVGGALQAAGQNLSFFYAGRAVGGFGVGILVMIVPMYQAEIAHPSIRGRVTGLQQLMLGIGAVFATWTVYGTNLHFSSSEQWRIPLGLQIVPAGILALMILLFPESPRWLIDHGREEEGLKTLAKLHANGNENDPWVQAEYLQIQSAIAHEHELEAKGYRDLFTDRASFRRLFLVTALQASVQMTGVSAIQYFTPDIYKAMNIGTTDSLKYQAISNVLSVLAQLCTVLFIDKLGRRWPLIIGNGINCVCFVIVTAAQASFPHASSSMQNSLGWLFIVINWCYQVSFSFTCGSLSWIIPAEVFDTKTRSKGISIGVMTSFAFNTMIGQITAPAIENIGWRYFLVFVVCNFTNAVFFWAFMPETKLLPLEEMNALFSSTSWFVPGTSQKRTSDLDARVEEAKLQKEGLEVGQVEVRD; from the exons ATGATTGCTCCCAAAACCTACCAGTTCCTCGTCGGCGTCTTCGCCTCGCTTGGATCATTCAACTACGG TGGTGCCGTTGTGTCCCTCTTCACTGGCGGTGGCTTCTTCGGAGCTTTCGCGGCTGGTCCCATGGGTGACTGGCTGGGCCGAAGACTGGCAATCATGATTGGTGCCATTATTTTCTGCGTCGGTGGAGCCTTGCAAGCAGCTGGACAAAACCTGTCCTTCTTCTATGCCGGTCGGGCTGTTGGTGGGTTTGGTGTTGGCATTCTCGTCATGATCGTGCCCATGTACCAGGCCGAGATCGCTCACCCTTCTATCAGAGGCCGAGTCACTGGCCTGCAGCAGTTGATGCTTGGTATTGGAGCCGTCTTCGCAA CATGGACCGTCTATGGCACCAACTTGCATTTTTCCTCGAGCGAGCAGTGGCGTATACCTCTTGGCCTTCAAATCGTCCCTGCTGGCATCCTTGCTCTCATGATTTTGCTCTTTCCAGAATCACCCCGCTGGCTGATTGACCACGGCAGAGAGGAGGAGGGACTCAAGACTCTAGCCAAGCTTCATGCCAACGGTAATGAAAATGACCCATGGGTCCAAGCCGAGTACCTCCAAATCCAGTCTGCCATTGCCCACGAGCACGAGCTCGAAGCAAAGGGTTACCGGGATCTATTCACCGACCGCGCGAGCTTCCGCAGACTCTTCCTCGTTACTGCGCTGCAGGCTTCTGTCCAGATGACTGGTGTATCAGCCATCCAGTACTTCACTCCAGACATCTACAAAGCTATGAACATTGGTACCACAGACTCATTGAAGTACCAAGCTATCAGCAATGTACTGTCTGTTCTTGCTCAGCTTTGCACTGTGCTTTTCATCGACAAGCTTGGCCGTCGCTGGCCGTTGATCATCGGCAATGGCATCAACTGCGTTTGCTTCGTCATCGTGACCGCAGCTCAAGCTAGCTTCCCTCAcgcttcatcatcgatgcAGAATTCACTCGGTTGGCttttcatcgtcatcaactGGTGCTACCAAGTcagcttctccttcaccTGCGGCTCCCTTTCTTGGATCATTCCGGCCGAGGTATTTGACACAAAGACCCGCTCCAAGGGCATCTCTATCGGTGTCATGACCTCGTTCGCTTTCAATACCATGATTGGACAGATAACGGCCCCAGCTATCGAGAACATCGGCTGGAGGTACTTCCTGGTGTTTGTGGTTTGCAATTTCACAAAtgccgtcttcttctgggcATTTATGCCAGAGACGAAATTGCTGCCACTTGAGGAGATGAACGCCTTGTTTTCGAGTACCTCTTGGTTTGTGCCTGGGACCTCGCAGAAGCGCACGAGTGACTTGGATGCCAGGGTTGAAGAGGCCAAGTTGCAGAAGGAGGGCTTGGAAGTAGGGCAGGTTGAGGTACGAGATTAA
- a CDS encoding glycoside hydrolase superfamily produces the protein MRYSLALSYLLQSVSALSLSVDSSGGNSSSQLLYGVLYEDIYHSGDGGLYGELIRNRAFQGSSKDRVASLDRNTDFWHPVGGVTLSIDDSKPALSSSLPYHLRMDVPKGATGKVGFYNEGFWGFNVDATKRYIASLHIRGDYSGSVEVYFNNSITAKKLSSAAVKVTQAESNGWKKIETPTFHPASSPGNPNNTFYFTFDGEALAGKSLDINLLSLFKQTYKNRFNGLREDLAQAVGDIGASWIRLPGGNNMEGVGFPYHFKWNETIGDLKDRPGRLGTWGDINTDGFGILEQMQMAKDLDLTVVLGLFAGLYLNGDIIAQKDIGPCVDLALSELEFLTGDTSTKHGSLRASLGFPEPFTVEWVEIGNEDYLNGGEPTYKSYRFRALYDAIRAKYPKMNVISSINLSPSPDKGNGGIVDLHIYDNEAHFASLFNTFDQASRDYPVFVAEYAAIRSGSNSGGEIGAQTFSMACAEAIFLLGCERNSDVIVGSAYGALIKQYDEEPRTVAVLKHTADQILKTNSFYVQKLFAANLGSQTVPVNATGGGFGPVYWSATKTADRTLLKLVNYNGNTGPSNAVKVTVKGSKATTATLTVLSAPNGSSVNNLPGGGGETSSIRTASLKAENGVFSVIFSKSYEIAILSI, from the exons ATGCGTTACTCCCTAGCTCTATCCTACCTACTCCAGTCTGTCTCTGCTCTAAGTCTGTCGGTAGATTCCTCTGGTGGCAACTCTTCAAGCCAGCTTCTCTATGGTGTGCTTTACGAG GATATATACCACTCTGGAGATGGCGGTTTGTACGGAGAGTTGATCCGCAATCGCGCTTTTCAGGGTTCATCCAAAGACCGCGTTGCTAGCCTGGATCGCAATACGGACTTTTGGCACCCAGTCGGCGGTGTCACACTCTCTATTGATGATTCAAAGCCTGCCTTGTCTTCCAGCCTGCCGTACCACCTACGCATGGACGTCCCGAAAGGCGCAACTGGTAAGGTGGGGTTTTATAATGAAGGCTTCTGGGGTTTCAACGTCGATGCCACCAAGCGCTATATCGCCAGTCTACACATCAGAGGCGACTATAGCGGCTCCGTCGAGGTGTACTTCAATAACTCTATCACGGCAAAGAAACTGTCAAGTGCTGCTGTCAAGGTAACTCAGGCAGAATCCAATGGCTGGAAGAAAATTGAAACTCCTACCTTTCACCCTGCATCTTCACCTGGAAATCCCAACAACACATTTTATTTCACTTTCGACGGCGAAGCGCTCGCCGGAAAGTCACTTGACATCAACCTGCTGAGTCTTTTTAAGCAAACTTACAAGAACCGCTTCAATGGTTTGCGAGAAGATCTTGCACAGGCCGTAGGCGACATAGGCGCCTCGTGGATCAGATTGCCGGGCGGCAACAACATGGAGGGTGTTGGTTTTCCCTATCACTTCAAGTGGAACGAGACTATCGGTGACCTCAAGGACCGACCTGGTAGACTAGGCACCTGGGGTGATATCAACACAGACGGCTTCGGTATCCTCgagcagatgcagatggcCAAGGACTTGGACCTTACCGTCGTGCTTGGACTCTTTGCTGGGCTTTACCTCAATGGAGACATTATTGCACAAAAAGACATCGGGCCTTGTGTTGATCTGGCGTTGAGTGAGCTGGAGTTTCTCACT GGTGATACATCTACAAAACATGGGTCACTACGTGCCTCTCTCGGATTCCCTGAGCCGTTCACTGTTGAGTGGGTCGAGATCGGAAATGAGGACTATCTCAATGGCGGTGAACCGACATACAAATCGTACCGCTTCAGGGCATTGTACGACGCCATTCGCGCCAAGTATCCCAAGATGAACGTCATCTCGTCCATCAACCTGTCGCCATCGCCTGACAAGGGAAACGGAGGTATAGTAGACCTCCACATCTACGATAACGAGGCCCATTTTGCCAGCCTGTTCAACACCTTCGATCAGGCAAGCCGAGACTATCCCGTGTTCGTGGCTGAATACGCAGCCATCCGATCGGGCTCAAACAGCGGCGGCGAGATTGGCGCGCAGACCTTCTCGATGGCCTGTGCCGAGGCTATATTCCTGCTGGGCTGTGAGAGAAACTCCGACGTTATTGTAGGCAGTGCCTATGGCGCTCTCATCAAACAATACGACGAAGAGCCGCGAACGGTTGCGGTGTTGAAACATACGGCCGACCAGATCCTCAAGACGAACAGCTTTTATGTGCAGAAACTTTTCGCTGCCAACTTGGGTTCCCAGACTGTCCCTGTCAATGCCACTGGAGGGGGCTTCGGTCCTGTTTACTGGTCTGCGACCAAGACGGCGGACAGAACCTTGCTTAAGCTGGTCAACTACAATGGCAACACAGGCCCTTCCAATGCGGTCAAGGTTACGGTTAAGGGTTCCAAAGCTACCACGGCTACGCTCACTGTCCTGTCCGCGCCAAATGGGTCCAGTGTTAATAACCTCCCTGGTGGTGGAGGCGAAACAAGCTCAATCAGGACGGCGAGCCTTAAAGCAGAGAATGGGGTATTCTCTGTGATCTTTTCGAAATCTTATGAGATAGCCATTCTTAGCATTTAA
- a CDS encoding chondroitin AC/alginate lyase, with product MKYLLYVPGLVLGANAVSYHGHHPHSHLDTRAPKLFAHPGLLHTAQDFERIKEKVDSSEPPWSTGWDKLKARVNQDYQPNPSDILVRGSTPERPQNYVNMYRDMAAAYALAIHWKVTGEEASAEAAARVLDGWSAVLTDIWGNSDKFLAAGFYGYQFANIAEILRDYSNWKGLDATIDMLLRVFYSKNHSFLTAHNGAHIDNYWANWDLANIASMMSIGALADNRTIWDEAVDYFKSGDGNGAIEKAIWYLHTEQGTGKKLGQNQEAGRDQGHATLDFAMLGVIAQQGYNQGDDLFAYLDDRILTGMEYVCKYNVGQDVSFETYSNAVHGTQTAISNHSRGTIRPMAELFVAHYGSIKARDVKWTKVYRDLVLQESGGAEGGGGDYGTTSGGYDQLGFGTLLYRLEKE from the exons ATGAAGTACCTTTTATATGTTCctggccttgtccttggcgCAAATGCAGTCTCGTATCATGGCCATCACCCGCATTCACATCTTGACACCAGGGCTCCCAAGCTATTTGCCCACCCTGGACTTTTACACACTGCCCAAGACTTTGAACGTATCAAGGAAAAGGTTGACTCCAGCGAACCACCATGGTCGACTGGATGGGACAAGCTAAAGGCACGGGTTAACCAAGACTACCAGCCTAACCCCTCGGACATCCTCGTCAGAGGCTCAACCCCCGAGCGTCCACAGAACTACGTCAACATGTACCGAGATATGGCTGCGGCATATGCTCTCGCCATTCACTGGAAGGTCACTGGAGAGGAAGCATCCGCGGAGGCTGCTGCTCGCGTCCTCGATGGCTGGAGTGCCGTTCTTACAGATATCTGGGGCAACTCAGACAAATTCTTAGCCGCGGGTTTCTACGGATATCAATTTGCCAATATTGCAGAGATCCTTCGCGACTACAGCAACTGGAAGGGCCTTGACGCAACAATTGACATGCTACTACGGGTATTCTACAGCAAGAACCATTCCTTCCTCACAGCTCATAATGGCGCACACATTGACAATTATTGGGCGAATTGGGACCTTGCCAATATCGCAAGCATGATGAGCATCGGTGCATTGGCAGATAACAGAACCATCTGggatgaagctgttgacTACTTCAAGAGCGGTGATGGTAATGGCGCAATCGAAAAGGCAATCTGGTATCTTCACACGGAACAAGGCACGGGTAAGAAGCTTGGACAGAACCAGGAAGCTGGCAGGGACCAGGGACACGCCACGCTTGACTTTGCCATGCTTGGTGTCATTGCCCAGCAGGGCTATAACCAGGGAGACGACTTGTTCGCATACTTGGACGATAGGATTCTGACAGG CATGGAGTACGTTTGCAAGTACAATGTTGGCCAAGATGTTTCTTTTGAAACATACAGCAACGCGGTACATGGTACGCAAACGGCAATCAGCAATCACAGCCGCGGCACGATTCGACCTATGGCGGAACTATTCGTTGCTCATTATGGCTCTATTAAAGCTCGAGATGTTAAGTGGACCAAGGTTTATCGGGATCTCGTTTTGCAGGAGAGTGGTGGAGCTGAgggaggtggtggtgattATGGGACTACGAGCGGTGGTTATGACCAGCTGGGCTTTGGAACGCTTCTATATCGCCTTGAGAAGGAGTGA
- a CDS encoding alcohol acetyltransferase — MDKKSPATYTLVKGTGSLQRTWYLYHRLGIWSNILVSARYTCANGQELSQGAIIEALRLVVQAHPALWHVFVQRPSPNRGNHELHTARLHTIDLEKCIEPVDCDQNNPDVTSDDLERAHNEWLWTADEPDRPLWKLLVKGNNIIFVYHHSLGDGISGMVFHREFLAALNSLAVTKIMHIARPDTLIHADESVQSPVEPEDVWEGKDSILEIIWTQLVWLFVKLFYGNDRIYGDLPPPKPHLKSVTAVAKPGERTVTRISSYRIPAEDMSSILKACRKHQTTFTPLLITMFTIVLGTEFYPNAKIGATRFNFDLRPSLPMSRVGGGTANGTFVNAAGSWQLWHKLGPFRQVLVTKGDAKETSLDSRSVWKLVEDYKKDMTRAISGQAIRYWIGVKRLGTDLEKVVDNGFPSISLLLKPTFSVSNIGAFDNAQVEDDEKSTGLWWIDDMQFSAGAVNGNQGTHGAIFHVCGVKGGDTVITATYEDGIVLREMADKILERTVTRILEIV; from the exons ATGGATAAAAAGTCTCCTGCTACATACACATTAGTGAAAGGAACAG GTTCCCTACAGCGTACATGGTATCTTTACCATCGCCTGGGTATCTGGTCCAACATTCTGGTTTCTGCGCGCTATACCTGCGCCAATGGACAAGAACTCAGCCAAGGTGCTATCATTGAAGCACTGCGCCTTGTTGTACAAGCTCATCCTGCCTTATGGCATGTCTTCGTCCAGAGACCATCTCCCAATCGAGGTAATCACGAGCTGCATACCGCCAGGCTGCACACTATCGATTTGGAGAAATGCATCGAACCCGTAGATTGTGACCAGAACAATCCTGACGTCACTTCTGATGATCTTGAAAGAGCCCATAACGAGTGGTTGTGGACTGCTGATGAACCCGATCGCCCATTGTGGAAGCTTCTTGTGAAAGGGAATAACATTATCTTTGTCTATCATCATTCTTTAGGTGACGGCATATCCGGTATGGTCTTTCATCGTGAATTTCTTGCCGCGCTCAATTCCCTCGCCGTCACAAAGATCATGCACATCGCTCGTCCTGATACTCTCATTCATGCAGACGAGAGCGTTCAATCCCCCGTCGAACCGGAAGACGTTTGGGAAGGCAAAGACAGCATCTTGGAGATAATTTGGACGCAGCTAGTGTGGTTGTTTGTTAAGCTATTCTACGGCAACGATCGTATCTATGGCGATCTTCCCCCACCCAAGCCTCACCTCAAGTCTGTAACTGCAGTGGCAAAGCCAGGAGAGAGAACCGTCACACGCATTTCGTCGTATCGTATCCCAGCAGAAGACATGTCGTCGATACTCAAGGCATGTCGCAAACATCAAACTACCTTTACACCTCTACTCATTACAATGTTTACCATCGTCCTTGGCACCGAATTCTACCCGAACGCAAAGATAGGAGCAACACGCTTCAATTTTGACTTGAGACCCAGCCTTCCCATGTCTCGTGTTGGTGGAGGAACAGCGAATGGAACATTTGTGAATGCAGCAGGAAGCTGGCAGCTCTGGCACAAACTTGGACCATTCCGTCAAGTCCTGGTTACGAAAGGCGATGCCAAGGAGACATCGCTCGACTCCCGCTCTGTATGGAAGCTTGTCGAGGACTATAAGAAAGATATGACACGTGCTATTTCTGGCCAAGCTATAAGATACTGGATCGGGGTGAAGCGACTGGGAACTGACCTAGAGAAAGTGGTTGACAACGGCTTTCCGTCTATAtccctccttctcaagcctACTTTCAGCGTTTCTAACATTGGCGCCTTCGATAATGCTCAGGTAGAGgacgatgagaagagcaCAGGGCTTTGGTGGATTGATGATATGCAATTCTCAGCTGGAGCGGTAAATGGCAACCAGGGTACACACGGTGCTATCTTCCATGTTTGTGGTGTTAAAGGGGGAGATACAGTTATTACTGCGACTTATGAAGATGGAATTGTTCTGCGGGAGATGGCCGATAAGATTCTGGAGCGTACCGTTACTAGAATCCTCGAAATAGTCTAA
- a CDS encoding glutathione S-transferase — protein sequence MALKLYGHPQSICTKRVRTVLEEKKLQYEFIVVDFLKGEHLSEPYGAEFHPFKKIPVLGDEESNVKVFESRAIAHYIAAKYRDSGPDLSPSEADIKAYASFQQGLSIELSYFDANVGVIAWEAIFKPMLGYGAGDEAAIKAKLAALDTALAGYEHILSRQSYLAGDEITLADIFHLPYGSLVEQAGFGELLPKYPSVQAWWKRLQERESWKKVNASE from the exons ATGGCGTTGAAGCTTTACGGACATCCACAATCGATTTGCACAAAGCGAGTCCGAACAGTccttgaagagaagaagcttcagtATGAGTTCATTGTAGTGGATTTCCTCAAGGGAGAACACTTGTCTGAGCCATATGGTGCCGAATTTCACcccttcaagaagatccCCGTCCTGGGAGATGAGGAGTCAAATGTCAAGGTTTTCG AGAGCAGAGCTATAGCTCATTACATTGCCGCCAAATACCGAGATTCTGGGCCTGATCTGAGCCCTTCTGAGGCTGACATCAAGGCGTACGCATCATTCCAGCAA GGTCTATCCATCGAGCTATCCTATTTCGACGCCAACGTCGGCGTCATCGCCTGGGAGGCAATCTTCAAGCCCATGCTCGGTTACGGTGCTGGCGACGAGGCGGCAATCAAGGCCAAACTCGCCGCTCTCGATACTGCTCTCGCCGGATATGAACACATCCTCTCCAGGCAGAGCTATCTTGCAGGAGATGAAATCACATTGGCGGATATCTTCCACCTCCCTTATGGATCCCTGGTCGAACAGGCTGGGTTCGGCGAACTTTTGCCCAAGTACCCCTCTGTCCAGGCTTGGTGGAAGCGTCTTCAGGAAAGggagagctggaagaaggtTAATGCGAGCGAGTAA
- a CDS encoding SGNH hydrolase-type esterase domain-containing protein has translation MLLQPLISWSRRMFIASQCPSPIRVISTIGNQVDLASAICYSTQATPPNVVLRLMPLGGSVTFGVGSSDGNGYRKFLQGLLLANGYEVSMVGSRKAGSMHNNENEGWRGYRLNQIESKARRSVATVKPNLFTINAGSNDCIQNYQLDVFRERMDNLLEYLWKTSPLSTVILSTLLVNVDEQVNSRVLDINSYLRELVVLKESERKRIVLADMYSTKGPDLDDLMDGTHPNDDGYNKMAHIWFNAIQKARANGFFKK, from the coding sequence ATGCTTTTACAACCATTGATATCTTGGTCACGCCGGATGTTTATCGCAAGTCAATGCCCTTCTCCAATTCGGGTAATCTCCACAATTGGCAATCAGGTTGACCTAGCATCGGCCATTTGCTACAGCACACAGGCAACGCCACCGAATGTAGTGTTACGCCTGATGCCACTAGGAGGCTCAGTTACATTTGGCGTTGGATCTTCGGATGGAAATGGATACAGGAAGTTCCTGcaaggtcttcttcttgccaatGGCTACGAAGTCAGCATGGTTGGCTCACGCAAGGCTGGGTCTATGCATAACAACGAAAACGAAGGATGGCGTGGGTATCGGCTCAACCAGATCGAAAGTAAAGCTAGACGATCCGTCGCGACTGTCAAGCCAAATCTCTTCACAATCAACGCCGGATCCAACGACTGTATCCAAAACTATCAACTTGACGTCTTTCGGGAGCGAATGGACAACCTGCTTGAATATCTATGGAAGACCTCTCCCCTGTCTACAGTCATCTTGTCAACGCTGCTAGTAAACGTGGACGAGCAAGTCAACTCGCGAGTTCTGGACATCAACAGTTATCTCCGGGAGCTTGTTGTATTGAAGGAATCTGAGCGGAAAAGGATAGTTCTCGCAGATATGTACAGTACTAAAGGCcctgatcttgatgatttgaTGGATGGCACCCATCCCAACGATGACGGGTATAACAAGATGGCGCATATTTGGTTCAACGCCATTCAAAAAGCCCGCGCAAACGGATTCTTCAAGAAATGA